One Cellulomonas soli DNA window includes the following coding sequences:
- the rplM gene encoding 50S ribosomal protein L13 yields MRTYTPKPGDVERNWYVIDATDVVLGRLATHVATLLRGKHKATFAPHVDGGDFVIVINAEKVALTGNKRETKLAYRHSGYPGGLRATAYSDLLEKHPERAIEKAVRGMLPKTSLARQQIGKLKVYAGAAHPHAAQQPKPFEITQVSQQA; encoded by the coding sequence GTGCGTACGTACACCCCGAAGCCCGGCGACGTCGAGCGGAACTGGTACGTCATCGACGCGACCGATGTCGTCCTGGGCCGCCTGGCCACTCACGTGGCCACGCTGCTGCGCGGCAAGCACAAGGCCACCTTCGCCCCCCACGTCGACGGCGGTGACTTCGTCATCGTCATCAACGCGGAGAAGGTCGCCCTCACCGGCAACAAGCGCGAGACCAAGCTCGCGTACCGACACTCGGGCTACCCGGGCGGTCTGCGCGCGACGGCGTACTCGGACCTGCTCGAGAAGCACCCCGAGCGCGCGATCGAGAAGGCTGTCCGCGGGATGCTCCCCAAGACGTCCCTCGCCCGTCAGCAGATCGGCAAGCTGAAGGTCTACGCGGGTGCCGCGCACCCGCACGCCGCTCAGCAGCCCAAGCCCTTCGAGATCACCCAGGTCTCCCAGCAGGCGTGA
- a CDS encoding DUF5709 domain-containing protein: MSEQTEGFQGLTPDVGGEGDTDQIPREDSLLERGVDDLLDEGYTLPERPRPTHYGETPWEEAHRETIDQRVLQEEPEVWDVRPHVSGDREVGRAGRLVQDEAAVRAGTTDTFAVDAGVSGGGASAEEAAVHLVEEEYVDDTRYVEDDEQA, translated from the coding sequence ATGAGCGAGCAGACCGAGGGCTTCCAGGGCCTGACACCGGACGTGGGCGGCGAGGGCGACACCGACCAGATCCCCCGTGAGGACAGCCTGCTCGAGCGCGGCGTCGACGACCTGCTCGACGAGGGCTACACGCTTCCCGAGCGCCCGCGCCCCACCCATTACGGCGAGACGCCGTGGGAGGAGGCGCACCGCGAGACGATCGACCAGCGCGTGCTGCAGGAGGAGCCCGAGGTCTGGGACGTCCGCCCGCACGTCTCGGGCGACCGCGAGGTGGGACGTGCCGGGCGCCTCGTGCAGGACGAGGCCGCCGTCCGGGCCGGGACGACCGACACGTTCGCCGTCGACGCCGGCGTCTCGGGCGGTGGCGCCAGCGCCGAGGAGGCCGCGGTGCACCTCGTCGAGGAGGAGTACGTGGACGACACCCGCTACGTCGAGGACGACGAGCAGGCCTGA
- the rpsI gene encoding 30S ribosomal protein S9, with translation MAETTVDIDLEGDDTPTSYTSETVAPTGRGQSITAPGQALGRRKEAVARVRLVPGTGQWKINGRTLEDYFPNKVHQQLVNSPLKLVDVEGRFDVVARITGGGVSGQAGALRLGIARALNAIDAEHNRAVLKKAGFLTRDARVVERKKAGLKKARKAPQYSKR, from the coding sequence GTGGCCGAGACCACGGTCGACATCGACCTCGAGGGCGACGACACGCCCACGAGCTACACCTCCGAGACGGTGGCCCCCACGGGTCGCGGTCAGAGCATCACGGCACCGGGGCAGGCCCTCGGTCGCCGCAAGGAAGCCGTCGCCCGCGTGCGCCTGGTGCCCGGCACCGGCCAGTGGAAGATCAACGGCCGCACCCTCGAGGACTACTTCCCGAACAAGGTGCACCAGCAGCTGGTCAACTCCCCGCTGAAGCTGGTCGACGTCGAGGGTCGCTTCGACGTCGTCGCCCGCATCACGGGTGGTGGCGTCTCCGGCCAGGCCGGTGCGCTCCGCCTGGGCATCGCCCGCGCGCTCAACGCCATCGACGCCGAGCACAACCGTGCGGTGCTCAAGAAGGCCGGCTTCCTCACGCGTGACGCACGCGTGGTCGAGCGCAAGAAGGCCGGTCTCAAGAAGGCCCGCAAGGCACCTCAGTACTCCAAGCGCTGA
- a CDS encoding peptide deformylase, translated as MTTAGARERDVALRDLALRLLDAADERGIAPIVQVGHPALRAVAAPFDGQLADEELARLLAVMHRTMRAAPGVGLAAPQIGLPLAIAVVEDPGTVDAEAARVREREAVPFRVLVNPSYTQVGDERVGFYEGCLSVIGYQAVVPRARQVRLTGFDERGTVLDEHVHGWAARIVQHETDHLGGTLYVDRALLRSLAASDEQGARWLLEPRPTTAAQVLGFPLD; from the coding sequence GTGACCACCGCAGGTGCGCGGGAGCGTGACGTCGCCCTGCGCGACCTGGCGCTCCGGCTGCTCGATGCGGCCGACGAGCGAGGGATCGCGCCGATCGTGCAGGTCGGGCACCCGGCGCTCCGGGCCGTCGCGGCACCGTTCGACGGGCAGCTCGCGGACGAGGAGCTCGCGCGCCTGCTCGCCGTGATGCACCGCACGATGCGCGCGGCACCCGGAGTGGGCCTGGCGGCGCCCCAGATCGGGCTGCCGCTCGCGATCGCGGTGGTCGAGGACCCGGGCACTGTCGACGCCGAGGCTGCGCGGGTGCGCGAGCGTGAGGCAGTGCCGTTCCGGGTGCTCGTCAACCCCTCCTACACCCAGGTCGGGGACGAGCGGGTCGGGTTCTACGAGGGCTGCCTCAGCGTGATCGGTTACCAGGCGGTCGTGCCCCGCGCCCGGCAGGTGCGGCTCACCGGGTTCGACGAGCGCGGCACGGTGCTCGACGAGCACGTGCACGGGTGGGCGGCGCGCATCGTGCAGCACGAGACGGACCATCTCGGCGGCACGCTCTACGTCGACAGGGCGCTCCTGCGGTCGTTGGCGGCGTCCGACGAGCAGGGTGCGCGCTGGCTGCTCGAGCCGCGTCCGACGACCGCCGCGCAGGTCCTGGGCTTCCCGCTGGACTGA
- the glmM gene encoding phosphoglucosamine mutase — protein sequence MARLFGTDGVRGLANRDVTAELALDVSVAAAHVLGSQGEFAGHRPRAVVGRDSRASGEFLSAAVTAGLASAGVDVVNVGVLPTPAVAYLTAAMGVDLGVVLSASHNPMPDNGIKFLARGGNKLDDELEAAIEARIGETWERPLGAEVGRIRIDTGSAGDQYVQHLVGTIDAPLAGLRIAVDCANGAASEVGPAALRAAGADVVVINASPDGRNINEQCGSTHPEQLQAVVVASGAALGVAFDGDADRCLAVDRHGVLVDGDQIMGVLAVALHEAGVLPHDTLVTTVMSNLGLRLAMRDAGIRTVETGVGDRYVLEAMRAGGFGLGGEQSGHIILAEHATTGDGVLTALQLAARVATTGRPLDALAGIVRRLPQTLVNVPGVDKGRAGTDESLADAVREAEDGLGETGRVLLRPSGTEPLVRVMVEAATQADADRVAHTLADVVRTRLAL from the coding sequence ATGGCTCGACTGTTCGGGACCGATGGAGTCCGGGGGCTCGCGAACCGCGACGTGACGGCCGAGCTCGCGCTCGACGTGTCCGTGGCGGCGGCGCACGTGCTCGGCTCGCAAGGTGAGTTCGCCGGCCACCGGCCGCGGGCCGTCGTCGGGCGGGACTCGCGTGCCTCCGGCGAGTTCCTGTCCGCCGCGGTGACCGCCGGACTGGCCTCCGCCGGGGTCGACGTCGTCAACGTCGGCGTGCTGCCCACCCCTGCGGTGGCATACCTGACGGCGGCCATGGGCGTCGACCTGGGCGTCGTGCTCTCCGCGTCGCACAACCCCATGCCGGACAACGGCATCAAGTTCCTCGCCCGTGGCGGCAACAAGCTCGACGACGAGCTCGAGGCGGCCATCGAGGCGCGCATCGGCGAGACCTGGGAACGGCCGCTCGGTGCCGAGGTGGGCCGGATCCGCATCGACACCGGCAGCGCCGGGGACCAGTACGTCCAGCACCTCGTGGGGACGATCGACGCCCCCCTGGCGGGCCTGCGCATCGCCGTCGACTGCGCGAACGGCGCGGCAAGCGAGGTCGGTCCTGCGGCGCTGCGTGCGGCCGGCGCGGACGTGGTGGTCATCAACGCCTCGCCCGACGGGCGGAACATCAACGAGCAGTGCGGGTCGACCCACCCGGAGCAGCTGCAGGCCGTCGTGGTCGCCTCGGGGGCCGCACTCGGCGTCGCGTTCGACGGCGACGCGGACCGCTGCCTCGCAGTGGACCGCCACGGGGTGCTCGTCGACGGCGACCAGATCATGGGCGTGCTCGCCGTGGCGCTGCACGAGGCGGGCGTCCTGCCGCACGACACCCTGGTCACCACCGTGATGAGCAACCTCGGGCTGCGCCTGGCGATGCGGGACGCGGGCATCCGCACGGTCGAGACCGGTGTCGGTGACCGCTACGTGCTCGAGGCGATGCGGGCCGGTGGCTTCGGTCTCGGTGGCGAGCAGTCCGGGCACATCATCCTCGCCGAGCACGCGACGACCGGTGACGGCGTGCTGACCGCGCTGCAGCTCGCGGCACGGGTCGCCACGACCGGTCGTCCCCTCGACGCGCTCGCCGGGATCGTGCGTCGCCTGCCGCAGACGCTGGTCAACGTGCCCGGCGTCGACAAGGGACGTGCCGGGACGGACGAGTCGCTGGCCGACGCGGTGCGTGAGGCCGAGGACGGTCTCGGGGAGACGGGCCGGGTCCTGCTGCGCCCCTCGGGCACCGAGCCGCTCGTGCGGGTCATGGTCGAGGCGGCCACCCAGGCGGACGCCGACCGCGTCGCGCACACGCTGGCGGACGTCGTGCGGACTCGGCTGGCGCTGTGA
- a CDS encoding ABC-F family ATP-binding cassette domain-containing protein — protein MGHLDIGGIGYVLPDGRPLLEDVSFRVAEGSRVALVGPNGTGKSTLLRIVAGDEQPHAGSVVRSGGLGVMRQDVGRIDDDRSVRDLLASLASPAVRDAATELTVAELGIMEVDDEAAQMRYAHALVDWADVGGYEAEAGWDRITQAVLSIPFERVQDRQVRTMSGGEQKRLVLEALLTGPDEVLLLDEPDNALDVPTKRWLEERLVASSKTVLFVSHDRELLSRVATAVATLEPTVLGAQVWVHGGGFGTYAQARQDRLDRLEELLRRWEEEHAKLKELVLTLKTKAAFNDGLASRYQAAQTRLRKFEEAGPPTVRTREQQVRVRLRGGRTAKRAVVAAGLELTGLMRPFDLEVWFGERVAVLGSNGSGKSHFLRLLAGGGSDPGPEHLPADDAPVVPVPHTGTVVLGSRVRPGWFAQNAGAGQRDLAGRTLLEILHRGDEHRSGLGREQASKALDRYDLVAAAEQRFETLSGGQQARFQILLLELGGATLLLLDEPTDNLDLHSAEALEEGLAGFEGTVLAVTHDRWFTRTFDRYLVFGADGEVVETPEPVWDVARVDRVR, from the coding sequence ATGGGTCATCTCGACATCGGCGGCATCGGCTACGTGCTGCCCGACGGACGTCCGCTGCTCGAGGACGTGTCGTTCCGCGTCGCCGAGGGCTCGCGGGTCGCGCTCGTGGGTCCGAACGGCACGGGCAAGTCCACGCTGCTGCGCATCGTGGCGGGCGACGAGCAGCCGCACGCGGGCTCGGTGGTCCGCAGCGGCGGCCTCGGCGTCATGCGGCAGGACGTCGGTCGGATCGACGACGACCGGTCGGTCCGGGACCTGCTGGCCTCGTTGGCCTCGCCGGCGGTCCGGGACGCGGCGACCGAGCTGACGGTGGCCGAGCTCGGGATCATGGAGGTCGACGACGAGGCCGCCCAGATGCGCTACGCGCACGCCCTGGTCGACTGGGCCGACGTCGGCGGCTACGAGGCGGAGGCCGGCTGGGACCGCATCACGCAGGCGGTGCTGTCGATCCCGTTCGAGCGCGTCCAGGACCGGCAGGTGCGCACGATGTCCGGCGGCGAGCAGAAGCGGCTCGTGCTCGAGGCGCTGCTCACGGGGCCGGACGAGGTGCTGCTGCTCGACGAGCCGGACAACGCCCTGGACGTGCCGACCAAGCGCTGGCTCGAGGAGCGGCTGGTCGCCTCGTCGAAGACCGTGCTGTTCGTCAGCCACGACCGCGAGCTGCTCTCGCGCGTGGCGACGGCGGTGGCCACCCTCGAGCCGACGGTGCTCGGGGCGCAGGTGTGGGTGCACGGCGGAGGGTTCGGCACCTACGCGCAGGCCCGCCAGGACCGCCTCGACCGCCTCGAGGAGCTGCTGCGCCGGTGGGAGGAGGAGCACGCCAAGCTCAAGGAGCTCGTGCTGACCCTCAAGACGAAGGCGGCGTTCAACGACGGGCTGGCGTCGCGGTACCAGGCGGCGCAGACCCGCCTGCGCAAGTTCGAGGAGGCCGGGCCCCCGACCGTGCGGACCCGGGAGCAGCAGGTGCGGGTGCGGCTGCGTGGCGGTCGCACGGCCAAGCGGGCCGTGGTGGCCGCGGGCCTGGAGCTGACCGGGCTGATGCGGCCGTTCGACCTCGAGGTGTGGTTCGGGGAGCGGGTCGCGGTGCTCGGGTCGAACGGGTCGGGCAAGTCGCACTTCCTGCGGCTGCTCGCCGGTGGTGGCTCCGACCCGGGTCCTGAGCACCTGCCGGCGGACGACGCGCCGGTCGTGCCGGTGCCGCACACCGGGACGGTGGTGCTCGGCTCGCGGGTCCGCCCGGGCTGGTTCGCGCAGAACGCCGGCGCCGGTCAGCGTGACCTCGCCGGCCGCACGCTGCTGGAGATCCTGCACCGGGGTGACGAGCACCGGTCGGGGCTGGGTCGGGAGCAGGCCAGCAAGGCGCTCGACCGGTACGACCTGGTCGCGGCCGCGGAGCAACGCTTCGAGACGTTGTCGGGGGGTCAGCAGGCGCGGTTCCAGATCCTGCTGCTGGAGCTGGGCGGTGCGACGCTGCTGCTGCTCGACGAGCCGACGGACAACCTGGACCTGCACTCGGCGGAGGCGCTCGAGGAGGGGCTCGCGGGGTTCGAGGGGACGGTCCTGGCCGTCACCCACGACCGGTGGTTCACGCGGACGTTCGACCGCTATCTGGTCTTCGGCGCGGACGGCGAGGTCGTCGAGACGCCGGAACCCGTCTGGGACGTGGCCCGCGTGGACCGCGTGCGCTGA
- the coaA gene encoding type I pantothenate kinase has translation MPPSLTPATPYVDLDRDAWTRLSASTPLPLTNADVERLAGIGDPIDLAEVDAIYRPISRLLDLYIEATRGLHAASSTFLREDVGGTPFVIGVAGSVAVGKSTTARLLRELLARWPATPRVELVTTDGFLYPNAELERRGLMDRKGFPESYDRRELVRFVSKVKAGRPEVRVPVYDHLTYDIVPGAEHVIRRPDVLIIEGLNVLQPARPTSDRTSNLAVSDFFDFSIYVDARTSDVRQWYVDRFLSLRRTAFSRPESYFHRYAALTDDEAVAKAESIWDSINAPNLEQNILPTRSRATLVLTKGFDHSVERVRLRKL, from the coding sequence GTGCCACCGTCGCTCACCCCGGCCACCCCGTACGTCGACCTGGACCGCGACGCATGGACGCGCCTGTCCGCCTCGACGCCGCTGCCGCTGACCAACGCGGACGTCGAGCGTCTCGCCGGCATCGGCGACCCGATCGACCTCGCGGAGGTCGACGCGATCTACCGGCCGATCTCACGGCTCCTCGACCTGTACATCGAGGCCACCCGCGGGTTGCACGCGGCGTCGAGCACGTTCCTGCGCGAGGACGTCGGCGGCACCCCGTTCGTCATCGGAGTCGCGGGTTCGGTCGCGGTCGGCAAGTCGACCACCGCACGACTCCTGCGCGAGCTGCTGGCCCGCTGGCCCGCGACCCCACGCGTCGAGCTCGTCACCACGGACGGCTTCCTCTACCCGAACGCCGAGCTCGAGCGCCGCGGTCTGATGGACCGCAAGGGGTTCCCGGAGTCGTACGACCGCCGCGAGCTGGTGCGCTTCGTCTCCAAGGTCAAGGCCGGGCGGCCCGAGGTGCGGGTGCCCGTGTACGACCACCTGACCTACGACATCGTCCCCGGCGCGGAGCACGTCATCCGTCGGCCGGACGTGCTCATCATCGAGGGCCTCAACGTCCTCCAGCCGGCCCGCCCGACCTCGGACCGCACCTCCAACCTGGCGGTCAGCGACTTCTTCGACTTCTCGATCTACGTCGACGCGCGCACCTCCGACGTGCGCCAGTGGTACGTGGACCGGTTCCTCAGCCTGCGCCGCACGGCCTTCTCCCGGCCGGAGTCGTACTTCCACCGGTACGCGGCACTCACCGACGACGAGGCCGTCGCGAAGGCGGAGAGCATCTGGGACTCGATCAACGCGCCCAACCTCGAGCAGAACATCCTCCCCACCCGCAGCCGGGCCACGCTCGTGCTCACGAAGGGGTTCGACCACTCCGTGGAGCGGGTGCGGTTGCGCAAGCTGTGA
- a CDS encoding DedA family protein: protein MIEAWALALAGSPWVFLVVYLFATIDGFFPPIPSESVIIAFAALAMSSGEPNLWLVMLVASAGAFTGDQIAYQIGSKVDVRRVRFLQRPAAQRTIDWAERALARRGASFIIAARYIPIGRVAVNMTAGALGFRRRRFMLLTGLAAVTWAAYSTAIGIGAGIWLHDHPLIAIAAGVVGGILIGLVVDWLLRRWMPMTPVIETRADGDATPVSGPVTDPSTTPPVTGRSRSAPAR from the coding sequence TTGATCGAGGCGTGGGCGCTGGCCCTGGCAGGGTCACCATGGGTGTTCCTCGTGGTGTACCTGTTCGCGACCATCGACGGGTTCTTCCCGCCGATCCCGAGCGAGTCCGTCATCATCGCCTTCGCCGCGCTCGCCATGTCGTCGGGCGAGCCGAACCTGTGGCTCGTCATGCTCGTGGCTTCGGCCGGGGCGTTCACCGGTGACCAGATCGCGTACCAGATCGGCAGCAAGGTCGACGTGCGCAGGGTGCGGTTCCTGCAGCGCCCTGCGGCGCAGCGCACGATCGACTGGGCCGAACGGGCGCTCGCCCGGCGGGGCGCGTCGTTCATCATCGCGGCGCGGTACATCCCGATCGGCCGGGTCGCCGTCAACATGACGGCCGGCGCGCTGGGTTTCCGCCGGCGACGGTTCATGCTCCTGACCGGTCTCGCCGCCGTGACCTGGGCCGCGTACAGCACCGCGATCGGCATCGGCGCGGGCATCTGGCTGCACGACCACCCGCTGATCGCCATCGCGGCGGGCGTCGTGGGCGGCATCCTCATCGGACTCGTCGTCGACTGGCTCCTGCGCCGGTGGATGCCCATGACCCCGGTGATCGAGACCCGGGCGGACGGCGACGCGACGCCTGTCTCGGGCCCGGTGACGGACCCCTCGACGACCCCTCCGGTCACGGGTCGCTCACGATCCGCCCCGGCACGCTAA
- a CDS encoding LysR family transcriptional regulator ArgP — protein MTVPFDLAQLEALAAVVGEGSFDAAARRLHVTPSAVSQRIKALEQQAGHVLVRRSRPCRATAAGEALVRLAGQVDLLAQDALDALEVLGGPTRLAVAVNADSLSTWFPAALVDLPAGVLVELHREDQDHSARLLRDGTAMAAVTADAEPVQGCRSRPLGAMRYVAVAAPSYLGRHLPDGPTREALAVAPVVAFNRQDALQDRFVEQLVGPGLRPPAHHVPEQQAFVDLVRAGLGWGMVPERAAAQALAAGGLVPFAPGQWLEVPLHWQHWSLRTPTLDLLTSRVVSAARSGLRPASGRRSPTGAGSPAF, from the coding sequence GTGACTGTCCCGTTCGACCTCGCCCAGCTCGAGGCCCTCGCCGCCGTGGTCGGCGAGGGCAGCTTCGATGCGGCCGCGCGCAGGCTGCACGTGACACCCTCGGCCGTCAGTCAGCGCATCAAGGCGCTCGAGCAGCAGGCCGGGCACGTCCTGGTGCGCCGCAGCCGACCGTGCCGGGCGACCGCGGCGGGCGAGGCGCTGGTCCGCCTCGCCGGGCAGGTCGACCTGCTCGCCCAGGACGCGCTCGATGCTCTCGAGGTGCTCGGCGGCCCGACCCGCCTCGCCGTGGCCGTCAACGCCGACTCGTTGTCCACGTGGTTCCCCGCTGCGCTCGTCGACCTGCCCGCAGGCGTCCTCGTCGAGCTGCACCGGGAGGACCAGGACCACTCGGCGCGGCTCCTGCGGGACGGCACGGCGATGGCGGCCGTCACCGCCGACGCCGAGCCGGTGCAGGGCTGCCGGAGCCGTCCGTTGGGCGCCATGCGCTACGTCGCGGTGGCCGCGCCGTCCTACCTGGGCAGGCACCTTCCCGACGGACCCACCCGCGAGGCGCTCGCGGTCGCGCCGGTCGTGGCCTTCAACCGGCAGGACGCGCTGCAGGACCGGTTCGTCGAGCAGCTGGTCGGCCCCGGGCTGCGACCTCCCGCGCACCACGTGCCCGAGCAGCAGGCGTTCGTCGACCTGGTCCGGGCCGGGCTCGGCTGGGGCATGGTGCCCGAGCGTGCTGCCGCGCAGGCGCTCGCGGCCGGCGGGCTGGTGCCGTTCGCACCGGGGCAGTGGCTCGAGGTGCCGCTGCACTGGCAGCACTGGTCGCTGCGCACGCCGACGCTCGACCTGCTGACGTCGCGGGTGGTCTCGGCGGCGCGGTCAGGGCTGCGTCCGGCGTCCGGTCGGCGGTCGCCGACGGGGGCCGGTTCTCCCGCGTTTTGA
- a CDS encoding LysE/ArgO family amino acid transporter, whose product MTEPLVPAAVAGLLTGLSLIVAIGAQNAFVLRQGIRREHVLPVVLVCAGADALLVTAGVAGLGRLVSEHPDVLAAARWGGAAFLLAYGVLAALRAGRPATLEPADAGPASLRAVLAAALGFTFLNPHVYLDTVVLLGSLAQQHGPGGGTVAFGAGAVTASVLWFGALGFGAARLAGVFARPAAWRVLDGTVAVLMVGLAVSLVL is encoded by the coding sequence GTGACCGAACCGCTCGTGCCCGCAGCCGTCGCCGGGCTGCTCACCGGCCTGTCCCTCATCGTCGCGATCGGCGCGCAGAACGCGTTCGTGCTGCGTCAGGGCATCCGGCGCGAGCACGTCCTGCCCGTCGTCCTCGTGTGCGCGGGCGCCGACGCCCTGCTGGTCACCGCAGGCGTCGCCGGGCTGGGCAGGCTCGTCTCCGAGCACCCGGACGTGCTGGCGGCTGCCCGGTGGGGCGGTGCGGCGTTCCTGCTCGCCTACGGCGTGCTCGCCGCCCTGCGTGCGGGACGGCCGGCCACCCTGGAACCCGCCGACGCCGGCCCGGCGAGCCTGCGTGCCGTGCTCGCCGCCGCCCTCGGGTTCACCTTCCTGAACCCGCACGTGTACCTCGACACCGTCGTGCTGCTCGGATCGCTCGCGCAGCAGCACGGGCCGGGCGGCGGCACCGTGGCGTTCGGGGCGGGCGCGGTGACCGCGAGCGTGCTCTGGTTCGGCGCGCTGGGCTTCGGCGCCGCGCGGCTCGCCGGGGTGTTCGCCAGGCCGGCGGCGTGGCGGGTCCTCGACGGCACCGTCGCCGTCCTCATGGTCGGGCTCGCGGTCTCGCTCGTGCTGTGA
- the glmS gene encoding glutamine--fructose-6-phosphate transaminase (isomerizing), whose protein sequence is MCGIVGYVGSQVPSARPLDVVLEGLRRLEYRGYDSAGVAVVEPDGALVTAKKAGKLANLVELLEHEPLPSGTAAIGHTRWATHGGPTDVNAHPHVAGKLALIHNGIVENFATLKAELLADGVEFRSETDTEVAAHLVSRAYEQTGDLTVALTQVARRLEGTFTLLAVHADVPDVVVGARHDSPLVVGLGEGENFLGSDVAAFIAHTREALELGQDQVVTISPSSVTVTDFDGAPVEARRFTVDWDAAAAEKGGFRSFMDKEIHDQPHAVADTLLGRTDVGGRLVLDEIHIEESVLRAVDKIVVIACGTAAYAGHVAKYAIEHWCRIPVEVELAHEFRYRDPVVNERTLVVAVSQSGETMDTLMAVRHAREQGAKVLAIVNTHGSTIPREADAVLYTHAGPEIAVASTKAFLSQITAAYLLGLYLAQLRGNMYADEVGAILAELRAMPDKIQQVLDRAGRVREIARWMVDTQSVLFLGRHVGFPVAMEGALKLKELAYIHAEGFAAGELKHGPIALIEPGQPVFVIVPSPRGRHSLHSKVISNIQEIRARGARTLVIAEDGDEAVRPYADEVFWVPQAPTLLAPLLSVVPLQIFACELATAKGLDVDQPRNLAKSVTVE, encoded by the coding sequence ATGTGCGGGATCGTCGGATACGTCGGTAGCCAGGTGCCCAGCGCGCGCCCCCTGGACGTGGTGCTGGAGGGTCTGCGCAGGCTCGAGTACCGCGGCTACGACTCGGCCGGGGTCGCCGTCGTCGAGCCCGACGGGGCGCTGGTGACGGCCAAGAAGGCCGGAAAGCTCGCCAACCTCGTCGAGCTGCTCGAGCACGAGCCGCTGCCGAGCGGGACTGCGGCGATCGGCCACACACGCTGGGCGACGCACGGTGGTCCCACCGACGTCAACGCGCACCCGCACGTCGCGGGCAAGCTTGCCCTGATCCACAACGGCATCGTCGAGAACTTCGCGACGCTCAAGGCCGAGCTGCTGGCCGACGGAGTCGAGTTCCGTTCGGAGACCGACACCGAGGTCGCCGCCCACCTGGTCTCGCGCGCCTACGAGCAGACCGGTGACCTGACGGTCGCGCTGACCCAGGTGGCGCGCCGGCTGGAGGGCACCTTCACCCTGCTGGCGGTGCACGCCGACGTGCCCGACGTCGTCGTCGGCGCACGGCACGACTCGCCGCTGGTCGTCGGGCTGGGCGAGGGGGAGAACTTCCTCGGCTCGGACGTCGCCGCGTTCATCGCGCACACCCGCGAGGCCCTCGAGCTCGGTCAGGACCAGGTCGTCACGATCTCGCCGTCCTCGGTCACCGTCACCGACTTCGACGGCGCACCCGTCGAGGCGCGCCGGTTCACGGTGGACTGGGACGCTGCGGCGGCCGAGAAGGGCGGATTCCGCTCCTTCATGGACAAGGAGATCCACGACCAGCCGCATGCGGTCGCCGACACGCTGCTGGGCCGCACGGACGTCGGCGGACGGCTCGTGCTCGACGAGATCCACATCGAGGAGTCCGTGCTGCGCGCGGTCGACAAGATCGTGGTGATCGCCTGCGGCACGGCCGCCTACGCGGGCCACGTCGCCAAGTACGCGATCGAGCACTGGTGCCGGATCCCGGTCGAGGTCGAGCTCGCGCACGAGTTCCGGTACCGCGACCCGGTCGTCAATGAGCGCACGCTCGTCGTCGCCGTGTCGCAGTCCGGCGAGACGATGGACACGCTCATGGCCGTGCGGCACGCCCGTGAGCAGGGCGCGAAGGTGCTCGCCATCGTGAACACGCACGGGTCGACCATCCCGCGCGAGGCCGACGCGGTCCTCTACACGCACGCCGGCCCGGAGATCGCGGTGGCCTCCACCAAGGCGTTCCTCTCGCAGATCACGGCCGCCTACCTCCTCGGCCTGTACCTCGCCCAGCTGCGCGGCAACATGTACGCCGACGAGGTCGGGGCGATCCTCGCCGAGCTGCGGGCGATGCCGGACAAGATCCAGCAGGTGCTCGACCGGGCCGGTCGCGTGCGCGAGATCGCCCGGTGGATGGTCGACACGCAGTCGGTGCTGTTCCTCGGCCGTCACGTCGGCTTCCCGGTCGCGATGGAGGGCGCGCTCAAGCTCAAGGAGCTCGCGTACATCCACGCCGAAGGATTCGCGGCGGGTGAGCTCAAGCACGGGCCGATCGCGCTCATCGAGCCCGGCCAGCCGGTGTTCGTCATCGTGCCGTCCCCGCGCGGACGGCACTCGCTGCACTCGAAGGTGATCTCGAACATCCAGGAGATCCGTGCCCGCGGTGCCCGGACCCTCGTGATCGCCGAGGACGGGGACGAGGCCGTGCGCCCGTACGCGGACGAGGTGTTCTGGGTGCCGCAGGCGCCGACCCTGCTCGCACCGCTGCTGAGCGTCGTCCCGCTGCAGATCTTCGCGTGCGAGCTCGCGACGGCCAAGGGCCTGGACGTGGACCAGCCGCGCAACCTGGCGAAGTCCGTCACCGTCGAGTGA